In Amphiprion ocellaris isolate individual 3 ecotype Okinawa chromosome 3, ASM2253959v1, whole genome shotgun sequence, one genomic interval encodes:
- the LOC111569900 gene encoding sialic acid-binding Ig-like lectin 6 produces the protein MKAHITAGLSCKAPLPNNAQFKKTATSSTSYNSRFCHSKMKMTLIYSVFFWFFLKASRCQLQCVKETFDETKFSINVTGHVNLESGSCRQISYKLILPTNTVTAPYKRIWFKGDPTNIVTTTEVGEVNSERQDSFKINGLPKGEYEYGLKLEWGCNQTYVFPQRVHISVSALTQKPMVWVYPMVDGEVARVTCRVKRLCSGRADVHWKWTKADGTTRVIQGRNDGYSPFGMRNTNELLLTPTADDHNTNITCVAVYDYDVVETTVTLTVKFSPKILNSSQCTTDGELLVCVCISRGNPLPPITWPSMALTDYSVSSFSSIQTVKSTFTLPTADNLNTTIRCISSNELGQAVKDIPLQEKSVPENFSGLNLNYKYNAVFPWIIVGVSLSLNLVLLTILIVCTCKRSKSHPKELCEEMNIYASLNATDVEQPYGVISSPNTQT, from the exons ATGAAAGCACATATTACTGCGGGTCTTTCCTGTAAAGCACCACTTCCTAATAACGCACAGTTTAAGAAGACAGCAACAAGCAGCACATCTTACAATAGCAGG TTCTGCCACAGCAAAATGAAGATGACGTTGATCTACTCAGTGTTTTTCTGGTTCTTTTTGAAAGCCAGCAGATGCCAGCTTCAATGTGTTAAAG AAACTTTTGATGAAACAAAGTTTTCAATCAATGTGACCGGACACGTTAACTTGGAATCTGGCAGCTGCCGTCAAATCTCATATAAACTGATCCTTCCAACAAACACAGTTACAGCCCCATATAAAAGGATATGGTTTAAAGGAGATCCAACAAATATTGTCACCACAACAGAGGTTGGCGAGGTGAATTCTGAGAGACAAGACTCATTCAAGATAAATGGCCTTCCAAAGGGAGAGTATGAGTATGGTCTCAAACTGGAATGGGGGTGTAATCAGACATATGTTTTTCCCCAGAGGGTTCACATCTCAGTTTCCG cCTTAACGCAAAAACCTATGGTTTGGGTTTATCCCATGGTAGACGGAGAAGTTGCCAGAGTAACGTGCAGAGTTAAACGTTTATGCTCTGGTAGAGCAGATGTCCACTGGAAATGGACAAAAGCTGATGGAACAACTAGAGTGATTCAAGGGAGAAATGACGGTTATTCCCCATTTGGAATGCGGAATACAAATGAATTACTCCTCACTCCTACCGCAGATGATCACAACACCAACATCACATGTGTGGCCGTATATGACTATGATGTTGTTGAAACAACTGTCACcttgactgtaaaat TTTCACCTAAAATCCTCAACAGCTCCCAGTGCACGACTGATGGAGAGCTGCTGGTCTGTGTGTGCATCAGCCGGGGGAATCCTCTGCCTCCGATCACCTGGCCCTCGATGGCCCTCACAGATTactcagtcagcagcttcagcagcatCCAAACAGTGAAAAGCACCTTCACCCTGCCTACTGCTGACAACCTCAACACCACCATCAGATGCATCAGCAGCAATGAACTGGGCCAGGCTGTGAAGGACATTCCACTTCAAGAGAAGTCAGTTCCAGAGAATTTCT CTGGGTTGAATTTGAATTACAAGTACAATGCAGTCTTTCCTTGGATAATTGTCGGTGTGTCTTTAAGCCTGAACCTGGTCCTCCTCACCATCCTGATTGTCTGCACTTGTAAACG CAGTAAAAGTCACCCGAAGGAACTTTGTGAAGAAATGAACATTTATGCTTCTCTGAATGCTACAGATGTTGAGCAACCTTATGGCGTAATCTCTtcaccaaacacacaaacctga